One window of Mesorhizobium loti R88b genomic DNA carries:
- a CDS encoding SDR family oxidoreductase, whose product MSKVWFITGAGRGMGLHIARAALAAGHQVVATGRNTDKVAKAVGQSDRLLVVKLDVTSSADAETAAKATIERFGRIDVLVNNAASFYAGYFEELSPRQMDLQLATSLVGPMNVTRAFLPAMRKQGSGRIISISSTAGLVGYEFCTAYSASKFGLDGWMEALQIEVSPFGIETMIVNPGFFRTELLTEESTQYADLAIADYSARRAQQEAFWTGANGTQGGDPAKLAQALITLDRQAVLPRRFLAGADAIATAEQKIATLQQQIEAYRALSSSLAIDG is encoded by the coding sequence ATGAGCAAGGTTTGGTTCATTACCGGCGCCGGGCGAGGCATGGGCCTGCATATTGCCAGGGCTGCGCTCGCCGCCGGCCATCAAGTGGTCGCCACCGGCCGCAACACAGACAAGGTGGCCAAGGCCGTCGGCCAATCCGACAGGCTTCTGGTCGTCAAGCTGGACGTGACCAGCAGCGCCGATGCCGAGACGGCGGCAAAGGCCACCATCGAGCGCTTTGGCCGCATCGACGTCCTCGTCAACAACGCCGCCAGCTTCTACGCGGGCTATTTCGAGGAGCTGTCGCCCCGGCAGATGGACCTGCAATTGGCCACGAGCCTTGTCGGCCCCATGAATGTCACCCGCGCTTTTCTGCCGGCGATGCGCAAGCAGGGATCGGGCAGGATCATCTCGATCTCGTCGACGGCGGGCCTCGTGGGCTACGAATTCTGCACCGCCTATTCGGCCTCCAAATTCGGTCTCGACGGCTGGATGGAAGCGCTGCAGATCGAGGTCTCGCCCTTCGGTATCGAAACCATGATCGTCAATCCGGGCTTCTTCCGCACCGAACTTCTCACCGAGGAATCGACCCAATACGCCGACCTTGCCATCGCCGATTACAGCGCGCGCCGTGCGCAGCAGGAAGCCTTCTGGACCGGTGCGAACGGCACACAGGGCGGCGACCCTGCGAAGCTGGCGCAGGCCCTGATCACGCTGGACAGGCAAGCCGTGCTTCCCCGTCGCTTCCTGGCCGGCGCCGATGCCATTGCCACGGCCGAACAGAAGATCGCGACCTTGCAGCAGCAGATCGAAGCCTATCGCGCGCTTTCAAGCTCGCTGGCGATCGACGGGTAG